The DNA region GAATATTCGAGTGTTGAGCAGTTGAGGAGGACAGCGTGATTCTTTCTGCCCATGCTTACGGCGAACTGATCCATTATTCCGCAGTGGACTCCGACAAAATTATTCTCAGCCTCCTGCGCGTAAAGTGCCGCGTCTACTCCGTCAATCCCAAACTCTAAAAGCTCGCTGAATATTTTTACGGTCAATACTTCAAGTGCCGCTGACGATGACAGGCCAGCCCCGTCCGGGAGATTCCCATAATACAGAATATCAACGCCGGAATGAAACTGTCTGCAATGCTTCCTGATTGCGCTGACGACTCCAAGAGGGTAATTGACCCATGAGCGCGGGCCGGATAATTTCCCGGTGATTCTGTCGTACTCAGTCTCGAACGGCGAGTCATAATCCCCGTCAAAATTCATGGAATAGAGCCGGAGTTTTCCGAGTGAATTTTTCTGCGCGAGGGCATAAATTCCGAAATCAATAGCGCAGGGGAACACGTATCCGCCTTCATGGTCTGTGTGTTCGCCGATGAGATTGACGCGGCCGGGGGAAAAAAACGGCTCTGCGGTTGACTCTGAGCCGAATATCTGCCCGTAAGCCCTGTACATTTCTTCAAGCATGTGTATTTCTCTCCTAACTTCTTTGCATTTCTTCTGAATTGTATACTAAGTTTTCATTTATTTCATTT from Synergistaceae bacterium includes:
- a CDS encoding galactokinase, whose protein sequence is MLEEMYRAYGQIFGSESTAEPFFSPGRVNLIGEHTDHEGGYVFPCAIDFGIYALAQKNSLGKLRLYSMNFDGDYDSPFETEYDRITGKLSGPRSWVNYPLGVVSAIRKHCRQFHSGVDILYYGNLPDGAGLSSSAALEVLTVKIFSELLEFGIDGVDAALYAQEAENNFVGVHCGIMDQFAVSMGRKNHAVLLNCSTLEYSYAPIELGTKRIIITNSNVPHSLAGSEYNLRRQQCENALADIKRVRDISCLCDLSVNELDELAYTVKDPVNLRRAFHAVSENERAKRAAEALRAGDLQTFGRLMNASHVSLRDNYAVTVPELDILASLAWEFPGVVGSRMTGGGFGGCTVSIVEGEKVSGFKSHIGAEYERLTGRRASFYETGITDGAGRIHE